In Desulfomonile tiedjei DSM 6799, a genomic segment contains:
- a CDS encoding VWA domain-containing protein produces MIQPYTEEVSRNNPLTVIFLVDQSGSMDAPFGGGISVSKAQVTSDALNKLLDTLVIKATKGEEVYNYCYVSIIGYGEKVGSAFGGILEKKELITLSELQEHRLRVEMRTRKISDGAGGLVEYEEPFSVWVEPKAEGMTPMRRAFEKALQLVDSALQEKPNSHPPIVINITDGAYTPPGDQGTPASIAREIMSKQNTNGSNALVFNSHITHEQIGAILYPASDTGIKDDYAKELLSMSSPIPQLWLSLAAARKMDAIGEGSRGFVYNADVVTLIEFINFGTQIAVGGEIYPGQSELREVRPDRSSGSGEAIGKPDGRLASGEPDLSKD; encoded by the coding sequence ATGATTCAGCCCTATACAGAAGAAGTCTCTCGAAATAACCCCTTAACCGTGATCTTTCTCGTGGACCAGTCGGGTTCGATGGATGCCCCCTTTGGTGGAGGGATTTCCGTAAGCAAGGCACAGGTCACGTCCGATGCCCTGAACAAGTTACTGGATACATTAGTGATCAAGGCCACAAAGGGTGAGGAAGTGTACAACTACTGCTACGTCTCCATCATCGGATACGGAGAAAAGGTAGGCTCGGCTTTTGGCGGCATACTCGAGAAGAAGGAGCTGATCACTCTGTCGGAATTGCAGGAACACCGCTTGAGGGTGGAGATGAGAACCCGCAAAATATCTGATGGTGCCGGAGGTCTGGTCGAATATGAGGAGCCTTTCTCTGTGTGGGTCGAGCCCAAAGCCGAGGGGATGACTCCTATGAGACGGGCATTCGAGAAAGCTTTACAACTTGTGGATTCCGCTCTGCAGGAGAAGCCCAATTCACATCCTCCCATCGTGATAAATATCACCGACGGCGCCTATACCCCCCCGGGCGATCAGGGAACTCCAGCTTCCATTGCGCGGGAAATTATGTCCAAACAAAACACCAACGGCAGCAATGCGCTTGTGTTCAACAGCCATATCACCCATGAACAGATTGGCGCGATCCTTTACCCTGCTTCCGATACGGGGATCAAGGATGACTACGCCAAAGAACTTCTCTCCATGTCATCGCCCATCCCGCAGCTCTGGCTTTCATTGGCGGCAGCACGAAAAATGGATGCAATAGGGGAGGGGTCACGAGGCTTTGTGTACAACGCGGATGTTGTGACCCTGATCGAATTCATCAATTTTGGAACTCAGATAGCAGTAGGAGGAGAAATATATCCGGGACAAAGCGAACTCCGAGAAGTACGGCCGGATCGATCCTCCGGCTCCGGAGAAGCAATCGGCAAGCCCGACGGTAGACTCGCATCAGGTGAGCCCGATTTGAGCAAGGACTAA
- a CDS encoding ASKHA domain-containing protein, translated as MKSDLVHLKPGAEGTETVQDLLLAKGYQIRADCGGKGVCGKCKIQVLSNSSDRAEHVDPGTGASLQDCDNGYVLACKTKVLSDLLVRIPEETWETADSSCKTDVEFTIPLKPVVDSFSVDSVKIGGARAKDVVSIMGNLPWGNHSDFSRRALADFSTCVRRNVPFTLVRHFQRGIVKVLPSIQHRSLGLAIDLGTTTLAVYLCDLKTGKLVVAKAAANPQRKHGEDVITRIEFASKDELNVKLLQTTVVDRINDLIKHCLSHAGADHSDIDEIVAVGNTTMQHLLCGLNPRSLGLAPYLPVTKKPLDFEAAEIGLDFNERTNLHVFPSISGFVGGDAVAGALAENLEDRSGVNLLVDIGTNGELVLSNNGRLWATSCATGPALEGAHIECGMRAVPGAIDSITFIPETRELQYSTIGAEKGALPVGICGSGIIDGIAALRAAGIILPNGRLNEALPGVTSDNSGLGRFYTIVPPERTASGRSVHITLNDIRQIQTAKAALAVGIKLLMRVAGVEKIDRLVLTGAFGAHFDWRNAVSIGMLPEAAVQGNIDITENAAGLGAAMALMNGDLRKKAADLAEKTTVIELAEHAEFQDEFIDALDFPPFPQNT; from the coding sequence ATGAAAAGCGATCTGGTGCACCTCAAACCCGGGGCTGAAGGAACTGAAACCGTCCAGGACCTTCTGTTGGCGAAAGGATACCAAATCCGGGCGGATTGCGGTGGTAAAGGCGTATGCGGTAAATGCAAAATCCAAGTTCTGAGTAATTCTTCCGATCGCGCAGAGCATGTCGACCCCGGAACAGGCGCTTCACTCCAGGATTGCGACAATGGATACGTGCTTGCCTGCAAAACTAAAGTGCTTTCGGACCTGCTTGTACGGATTCCGGAAGAAACCTGGGAAACCGCAGATTCAAGCTGCAAAACAGATGTGGAATTCACCATTCCATTAAAGCCTGTAGTGGACAGCTTTTCGGTTGACTCTGTAAAGATTGGAGGCGCAAGAGCCAAAGACGTAGTATCGATAATGGGAAATCTTCCCTGGGGGAATCACAGCGATTTCTCTCGGAGAGCTTTAGCCGATTTCTCAACGTGCGTTCGACGCAACGTCCCTTTCACGCTTGTGCGGCACTTCCAAAGAGGAATTGTAAAAGTGCTTCCCTCAATTCAGCATCGAAGCCTCGGTCTTGCCATCGACCTGGGCACGACCACTCTAGCAGTTTACCTGTGCGATTTGAAAACAGGCAAGTTGGTAGTCGCCAAAGCAGCAGCAAATCCGCAGCGAAAGCATGGAGAGGATGTCATTACTCGTATCGAGTTCGCTTCGAAGGACGAACTCAATGTCAAGCTTCTCCAGACAACCGTTGTCGACAGAATAAACGATCTCATCAAACACTGTCTGTCACATGCAGGTGCAGACCACTCGGATATAGATGAAATAGTGGCCGTTGGTAACACGACTATGCAGCACCTGCTCTGCGGTCTTAACCCGCGTAGTTTAGGGCTTGCGCCTTATCTCCCTGTGACGAAAAAGCCTCTGGACTTTGAAGCTGCTGAAATCGGACTGGATTTCAATGAACGAACCAACCTTCACGTTTTCCCATCCATATCAGGGTTCGTTGGCGGAGATGCTGTGGCCGGAGCCTTGGCCGAAAACCTGGAGGATCGTTCAGGCGTCAATCTGTTAGTGGACATCGGTACGAATGGGGAACTGGTCCTCAGCAATAACGGCCGGTTATGGGCAACGAGCTGTGCAACAGGACCGGCTCTGGAGGGAGCACACATTGAATGCGGTATGAGGGCCGTGCCAGGTGCAATTGACTCCATCACATTCATCCCGGAAACTCGAGAACTGCAGTACTCCACAATTGGTGCAGAAAAAGGGGCTCTGCCGGTTGGTATTTGCGGATCGGGGATTATCGACGGCATAGCCGCCTTGAGAGCCGCGGGAATCATTCTTCCAAACGGGCGATTGAACGAAGCCCTTCCAGGGGTGACTTCGGACAATTCCGGGCTGGGGCGATTCTACACGATTGTTCCTCCGGAGAGGACAGCTTCCGGCAGGTCCGTTCATATTACCTTGAACGATATACGGCAAATCCAAACCGCAAAGGCAGCATTGGCTGTTGGGATCAAACTTCTCATGAGAGTCGCCGGGGTAGAAAAAATCGATCGTCTAGTGCTTACTGGTGCTTTCGGAGCACATTTTGACTGGAGAAACGCTGTGTCAATCGGTATGCTGCCTGAAGCAGCCGTTCAAGGTAACATCGATATCACCGAGAACGCAGCAGGGTTGGGGGCTGCCATGGCTCTCATGAACGGTGATTTGCGAAAGAAAGCGGCCGATCTGGCCGAAAAGACAACCGTCATAGAATTGGCCGAACATGCCGAATTCCAGGATGAATTCATAGACGCCCTCGATTTTCCACCTTTCCCTCAGAACACTTGA